The Cryptomeria japonica unplaced genomic scaffold, Sugi_1.0 HiC_scaffold_116, whole genome shotgun sequence genome contains a region encoding:
- the LOC131865673 gene encoding aspartic proteinase nepenthesin-1-like — MGRSKLLGFVVLMCFTIPTISCSSDRLFSGWPKSSSDENVKIRVNMTRRSERELGFSERLGLAVDRSKKRMKKIEALIRGQLDAETPVEVGDGEFLMSVALGTPSVSFEAIVDTGSDLIWTQCKPCKDCFSQPTPIFDPSKSPTFSTIPCGDSLCDALGSTQTGCNPDCTFMYQYGDGSFTSGDLAYETLSIGSSKVKGIAFGCGYDNEGQGFSQGGGLVGLGRGGLSLISQLGSKAENMFSYCLLPITDSSSQTSPLFFGEGASLSGGAKTLPLIKSSIIPTFWYIPITGITLNGKALDIPPGTFDLQSDGSGGMIIDSGTTVTILDQAAYSPLKEAIQSAIDLTPVDGSSTGLDLCYHTSSAHLTLPTLVFNFKGGVDYELPADNFFIQASENLLCLAMLGEPSGNPSIFGNIQQQNFHILYNNAQNTLSFKPTKCDSL, encoded by the coding sequence atggggCGTTCAAAGCTGTTGGGTTTTGTGGTCTTGATGTGCTTTACTATTCCAACGATATCATGTTCTTCGGACAGACTGTTTAGTGGTTGGCCGAAGTCTAGCAGcgatgaaaatgtaaaaataaggGTGAATATGACGCGCAGATCAGAGAGAGAGTTGGGTTTTTCTGAGAGATTGGGTTTGGCTGTGGATCGAAGTAAGAAGCGAATGAAGAAGATAGAGGCATTGATAAGAGGGCAATTAGACGCTGAAACGCCCGTTGAAGTAGGGGATGGAGAATTTCTGATGAGCGTTGCACTGGGAACGCCCTCTGTGAGCTTCGAAGCGATTGTGGACACGGGGAGCGATCTGATTTGGACTCAGTGCAAGCCTTGCAAGGACTGCTTCTCTCAGCCTACGCCAATCTTCGACCCCTCCAAGTCCCCCACATTTTCCACAATTCCCTGCGGTGATTCTCTTTGTGACGCCTTGGGGAGTACACAAACCGGATGCAATCCAGATTGTACCTTTATGTATCAGTATGGCGATGGTTCCTTCACCAGCGGCGACCTGGCTTACGAGACATTGTCAATTGGGAGCAGCAAGGTTAAAGGCATTGCATTTGGATGCGGGTATGACAACGAAGGACAAGGATTCTCTCAGGGTGGTGGCCTTGTGGGACTGGGAAGAGGTGGTCTCTCCCTTATCTCACAGCTGGGTTCCAAAGCAGAGAACATGTTCTCTTACTGTCTTTTGCCCATCACCGACTCTTCTTCACAAACCAGCCCCCTCTTTTTCGGCGAGGGTGCTTCCTTGAGCGGAGGAGCCAAGACTCTCCCACTCATCAAGAGCAGTATCATTCCCACTTTCTGGTACATTCCTATTACAGGAATcaccctcaatggtaaggcactagATATTCCTCCTGGAACTTTCGATCTGCAATCCGACGGCAGCGGAGGTATGATCATCGACTCCGGAACCACTGTTACCATTCTGGACCAGGCTGCCTACTCTCCTCTTAAGGAAGCAATTCAGTCCGCCATTGATCTCACTCCTGTAGACGGGTCTTCTACAGGTTTGGATCTTTGTTACCACACATCATCCGCTCACCTCACCTTGCCAACCCTCGTCTTCAACTTCAAAGGCGGCGTGGATTACGAGCTTCCGGCAGACAACTTTTTCATTCAGGCATCTGAAAATCTCTTGTGCCTGGCAATGTTGGGTGAACCATCGGGGAATCCTTCCATCTTCGGAAACATACAGCAGCAAAACTTCCATATCCTTTACAACAATGCTCAGAACACGCTCTCTTTCAAGCCCACTAAGTGTGATTCTCTTTaa
- the LOC131865672 gene encoding aspartic proteinase nepenthesin-1-like, with protein sequence MGRSKLLGFVVLICFTIPTISCSSDRLFSGWPKSSSDENVKIRVNMTRRSERELGFSERLGLAVDRSKKRMKKIEALIRGQLDAETPVEVGDGEFLMSVALGTPSVSFEAIVDTGSDLIWTQCKPCKDCFSQPTPIFDPSKSPTFSTIPCGDSLCDALGSTQTGCNPDCTFMYQYGDGSFTSGDLAYETLSIGSSKVKGIAFGCGHDNEGQGFPQGGGLVGLGRGGLSLISQLGSKAENMFSYCLSPITDSSSQTSPLFFGEGASLSGGAKTLPLIKSRIIPTFWYIPITGITLNGKALDISPGTFDLQSDGSGGMIIDSGTTVTILDQGAYSPLKEAIQSAIDLTPVDGSSTGLDLCYHTSSAHLTLPTLVFNFKGGVDYELPADNFFIQASENLLCLAMFGEQSGNPSIFGSIQQQNFHILYNNAQNTLSFKPTKCDSL encoded by the coding sequence atggggCGTTCAAAGCTGTTGGGTTTTGTGGTCTTGATATGCTTTACTATTCCAACGATATCATGTTCTTCGGACAGACTGTTTAGTGGTTGGCCGAAGTCTAGCAGcgatgaaaatgtaaaaataaggGTGAATATGACGCGCAGATCAGAGAGAGAGTTGGGTTTTTCTGAGAGATTGGGTTTGGCTGTGGATCGAAGTAAGAAGCGAATGAAGAAGATAGAGGCATTGATAAGAGGGCAATTAGACGCTGAAACGCCCGTTGAAGTAGGGGATGGAGAATTTCTGATGAGCGTTGCACTGGGAACGCCCTCTGTGAGCTTCGAAGCGATTGTGGACACGGGGAGCGATCTGATTTGGACTCAGTGCAAGCCTTGCAAGGACTGCTTCTCTCAGCCTACGCCAATCTTCGACCCCTCCAAGTCCCCCACATTTTCCACAATTCCCTGCGGTGATTCTCTTTGTGACGCCTTGGGGAGTACACAAACCGGATGCAATCCAGATTGTACCTTTATGTATCAGTATGGCGATGGTTCCTTCACCAGCGGCGACCTGGCTTACGAGACATTGTCAATTGGGAGCAGCAAGGTTAAAGGCATTGcatttggatgcgggcatgacaacGAAGGACAAGGATTCCCTCAGGGTGGTGGCCTTGTGGGACTGGGAAGAGGTGGTCTCTCCCTTATCTCACAGCTGGGTTCCAAAGCAGAGAACATGTTCTCTTACTGTCTTTCGCCCATCACCGACTCTTCTTCACAAACCAGCCCCCTCTTTTTCGGCGAGGGTGCTTCCTTGAGCGGAGGAGCCAAGACTCTCCCACTCATCAAGAGCCGTATCATTCCCACTTTCTGGTACATTCCTATTACAGGAATcaccctcaatggtaaggcactagATATTTCTCCTGGAACTTTCGATCTGCAATCGGACGGCAGCGGAGGTATGATCATCGACTCCGGAACCACTGTTACCATCCTGGACCAGGGTGCCTACTCTCCTCTTAAGGAAGCAATTCAGTCCGCCATTGATCTCACTCCTGTAGACGGGTCTTCTACAGGTTTGGATCTTTGTTACCACACATCATCCGCTCACCTCACCTTGCCAACCCTCGTCTTCAACTTCAAAGGCGGCGTGGATTACGAGCTTCCGGCAGACAACTTTTTCATTCAGGCATCTGAAAATCTCTTGTGCCTGGCAATGTTCGGTGAACAATCGGGGAATCCTTCCATCTTCGGAAGCATACAGCAGCAAAACTTCCATATCCTTTACAACAATGCTCAGAACACGCTCTCTTTCAAGCCCACTAAGTGTGATTCTCTTTaa